From a region of the Helianthus annuus cultivar XRQ/B chromosome 5, HanXRQr2.0-SUNRISE, whole genome shotgun sequence genome:
- the LOC110941671 gene encoding ATP-dependent Clp protease ATP-binding subunit ClpA homolog CD4B, chloroplastic → MAGALVQSTSFPSAVSSESKVRSKRSGNTKRAVKMMCGLQAPPMRVRTFSGLRGANALDNLVQRGQDFHSKVAAATSVRKAKPSRIVPKAMFERFTEKAIKVIMLAQEEARRLGHNFVGTEQILLGLIGEGTGIAAKVLKSMGINLKDARVEVEKIIGRGSGFVAVEIPFTPRAKRVLELSLEEARQLGHNYIGSEHLLLGLLREGEGVAARVLENLGADPNNIRTQVIRMVGESAEAVGAGVGGGTSGNKMPTLEEYGTNLTKLAEEGKLDPVVGRQPQIERVTQILGRRTKNNPCLIGEPGVGKTAIAEGLAQRIANGDVPETIEGKKVITLDMGLLVAGTKYRGEFEERLKKLMEEIKQSDEIILFIDEVHTLIGAGAAEGAIDAANILKPALARGELQCIGATTLDEYRKHIEKDPALERRFQPVKVPEPTVDETIQILKGLRERYEIHHKLRYTDDALVAAAQLSYQYISDRFLPDKAIDLIDEAGSRVRLRHAQLPEEARELEKELRQITKEKNEAVRGQDFEKAGELRDREMDLKTQISALVDKNKEMSKAETEAGEEGPTVTEADIQHIVSSWTGIPVEKVSTDESDRLLKMEETLHTRIIGQDEAVKAISRAIRRARVGLKNPNRPIASFIFSGPTGVGKSELAKALAAYYFGSEEAMIRLDMSEFMERHTVSKLIGSPPGYVGYTEGGQLTEAVRRRPYTVVLFDEIEKAHPDVFNMMLQILEDGRLTDSKGRTVDFKNTLLIMTSNVGSSVIEKGGRRIGFDLDYDEKDSSYNRIKSLVTEELKQYFRPEFLNRLDEMIVFRQLTKLEVKEIADIMLKEVFERLKGKEIELQVTERFRDRVVEEGYNPSYGARPLRRAIMRLLEDSMAEKMLARDIKEGDSVIVDVDSDGNVTVLNGSSGAPPEALPEPISV, encoded by the exons ATGGCAGGGGCTTTAGTGCAATCTACCAGCTTTCCTTCTGCAGTTTCAAGTGAAAGCAAAGTCCGTTCAAAGCGATCTGGCAATACAAAACGAGCAGTGAAGATGATGTGTGGCTTACAAGCTCCTCCAATGAGGGTGAGGACTTTCTCTGGTTTGCGGGGCGCTAATGCGTTAGACAACTTGGTCCAAAGAGGCCAGGATTTCCACTCAAAAGTTGCAGCTGCCACCTCAGTTCGAAAAGCAAAGCCTTCTAGAATTGTACCAAAGGCCATGTTTGAACGCTTCACCGAGAAGGCTATTAAAGTAATTATGCTTGCACAAGAGGAAGCGAGAAGACTTGGCCACAATTTTGTGGGCACAGAGCAAATTTTATTAGGTCTTATTGGTGAGGGAACCGGCATTGCTGCAAAGGTCCTGAAGTCAATGGGAATTAATTTGAAAGATGCACGTGTTGAGGTGGAGAAAATTATTGGTAGGGGTAGTGGATTTGTTGCTGTCGAGATTCCATTTACTCCCCGTGCCAAACGTGTACTGGAACTCTCGCTAGAGGAGGCCCGACAACTCG GTCATAATTATATTGGATCCGAGCATTTGCTTCTTGGTTTGCTTAGAGAGGGTGAAGGTGTAGCGGCCCGtgttcttgaaaatttgggtGCAGACCCAAATAACATTCGCACACAG GTGATTCGAATGGTTGGCGAGAGTGCAGAAGCTGTGGGTGCTGGAGTTGGTGGTGGGACCTCCGGTAACAAGATGCCAACACTGGAGGAATACGGTACCAACTTAACAAAGCTAGCAGAAGAG GGTAAGCTGGATCCAGTTGTTGGAAGGCAGCCGCAAATCGAAAGAGTTACTCAAATTCTTGGACGCCGTACCAAAAACAATCCTTGTTTGATCGGAGAACCCGGTGTCGGAAAAACTGCTATTGCAGAAGGTCTTGCACAAAGAATTGCTAATGGCGATGTTCCGGAAACAATTGAGGGGAAGAAA GTGATAACTCTGGATATGGGTCTGCTTGTTGCTGGCACAAAGTACCGTGGGGAGTTTGAAGAGAGACTAAAGAAGCTGATGGAGGAAATCAAGCAAAGTGATGAAATTATTCTGTTTATTGATGAGGTCCATACGTTAATTGGAGCAGGTGCAGCCGAGGGAGCTATTGATGCTGCTAACATCTTGAAACCCGCCCTTGCTCGAGGTGAATTACAG TGTATTGGGGCCACAACACTTGATGAGTACCGGAAGCATATTGAGAAGGACCCAGCACTGGAGAGACGTTTCCAGCCCGTAAAGGTTCCCGAGCCCACAGTTGATGAAACCATACAGATTTTAAAGGGGCTTCGAGAACGATATGAAATTCACCATAAACTCCGTTACACCGATGATGCTCTGGTAGCTGCTGCCCAGCTGTCATATCAGTACATAAG TGACCGTTTTCTGCCTGATAAGGCTATTGATTTAATCGATGAAGCCGGTTCTCGTGTTAGACTTCGTCATGCACAA CTCCCAGAAGAAGCTAGAGAGCTCGAGAAAGAACTCAGGCAGATAACAAAAGAAAAGAACGAAGCTGTTCGTGGCCAAGATTTCGAAAAG GCTGGGGAGTTGCGTGATCGGGAAATGGATCTTAAAACTCAAATATCCGCTCTTGTGGACAAGAACAAAGAGATGAGCAAAGCCGAGACCGAGGCGGGAGAAGAGGGCCCCACCGTAACTGAAGCGGACATTCAGCACATTGTCTCATCATGGACTGGCATACCGGTCGAAAAAGTCTCAACAGACGAATCGGACCGTCTTCTCAAAATGGAAGAAACACTCCACACACGTATCATCGGTCAAGACGAAGCAGTTAAAGCCATTAGCCGTGCCATCCGCCGTGCTCGTGTAGGACTCAAAAACCCAAACCGCCCCATCGCCAGTTTCATCTTTTCGGGACCCACTGGTGTTGGTAAATCCGAACTCGCGAAAGCTTTAGCCGCTTACTACTTCGGCTCGGAAGAAGCCATGATCCGGCTGGACATGAGTGAATTTATGGAGCGACACACCGTTTCGAAGCTCATTGGTTCACCTCCTGGTTACGTCGGCTACACAGAAGGCGGTCAGCTGACCGAGGCTGTTCGCCGCCGCCCTTACACCGTCGTCCTATTTGACGAAATTGAAAAAGCTCACCCCGATGTGTTCAACATGATGCTTCAAATCCTTGAAGATGGAAGGTTGACTGACAGCAAAGGACGGACTGTTGACTTCAAGAACACGCTTCTAATCATGACTTCGAACGTGGGTAGCAGTGTAATCGAAAAAGGTGGCCGGAGAATCGGGTTTGACCTCGACTACGACGAGAAAGACAGCAGCTACAACAGAATCAAGAGCCTGGTGACCGAAGAACTAAAACAATATTTCCGGCCCGAATTCTTGAACAGATTAGACGAGATGATCGTGTTCCGACAGTTGACCAAACTGGAAGTCAAAGAGATTGCTGACATAATGTTGAAGGAAGTTTTCGAGAGGCTAAAGGGTAAAGAAATTGAACTTCAAGTGACCGAGAGGTTTAGGGACCGCGTGGTGGAGGAAGGTTACAACCCTAGCTACGGTGCAAGGCCTTTAAGACGCGCAATCATGAGGCTGTTGGAAGACAGCATGGCGGAAAAGATGCTCGCACGCGACATCAAGGAGGGCGATTCCGTAATTGTTGATGTTGATTCCGATGGCAATGTGACCGTCCTCAATGGTAGCAGCGGTGCCCCGCCAGAGGCATTGCCGGAGCCGATCTCCGTGTAG